aactgaaaaagatgagaggcctgtatttttcaacataggtacacttcaactatgacagacaaaatgatgaAATTTAcatgcctctctcatctttttaagtgggagaacttgcacaattggtggctgactaaatacttttttgccccacggtATATGGTATCCCATCTAAAGATAAGGTTACTTATCTTGAAATTGTTAGGATGAAAGGATGAAAAACAAAGGAGTGAATTGAACTTTAACTCCATTGAGAAAACAAAGAACAAATTGAACCTCTTGTTGATGAGAGATATTTCGTTATACGGTCGGGTATTATTATCCAAAGCTGAAGGGTTATCCAGGTCGGTTTATGTCTCGTTATCACTTGACTTACCCCCTAAAATTGTAAAGGACTTAGATAAGATTATTTATAGTTTTATTTGATGTGATATCCacaaaaatgatgtggatatattgaagcaacatctcaaaacatcagtcaggaagttaaggcttggtcgcaagtgggtcttccaaatggacaataaccccaggtatactaccaaagttgtggcaaaatgacttaaggacaacaaagtcaaggtattggagtggccatcacaaagccttgatctcaatcctatagaaaatatgtgggcagaactgaaaaggtgtgtgtgagcaaggaggtctacaaacctgactcagttacaccagctctgtcaggaggaatgggccaaaattcagtcaacgtattgtgggaagcttgtggaagtccacccgaaacatttgacccaagttaaacaatttaaaggcaatgctaccaaatactaattgagtgtatgtaaacttctgacccactgggaatgtgatgaaagaaataaaagctgaaataaatcattctctctactattattgtaacatttcacattcttaaaataaagtgatgattctaactgactgaagacagggatttttttactaggattaaatgtcaggaattgtgaaaaactgagtttaaatgtatttggttaaggtgtatgtaaacatcagacttcaactgtaccaagAAGGGCACactattcttatttttttttatgtatctTAAAAGTAAAAGTAATATAGTCAACTATacaacttctactactactactactaccctttaTATCATCCAATAATATATAATGAAAAACACTCAACATGAAGAATTAATACAATTATGTTAATTTCAAATATTTATTTTGAAATATAGATTAGGTGCTCTTCTTTTTATAGCAGGAAGTAAAGGGACTGGACAAGGCTTTGCCTATAGCTGAAAACATCCTGGAAATGAGCGAACGCTTCCTTGGTTTCTTCTTGGTGGAGCATACACTCTCTGTTCGGCAGGATTCTTGATCATTGACAATTgctgaaaaaaaaatgtaaatataacaTTTTCTTTAACTGACCCTAGTTGGTGTGAAGAATTACTattgcattattattatttaaattgtAATATTCTACATTATTTACAAatgtagggaggcaggtagcctagcagtctCAATCCGCCTATTTAACGCAGAAGTGTTACATAGGCCCCCCCCCAGGGCTtagactgtttagtgccaaaaagaaggtgataaaaacatttaaaatgatatatatacatatgaatataaatatatatttgtcaactttcttatatctctcagatttaggacagacacttcagttccatgtagtgaatctgttattcaatgcgtttgtatgggcAAATAGCAGTAAGGCCGATACAAACTCCTCGGCCCAGACAGGACTTAGACTCTTGTGGGTTAAAAAGCAcgatcattacaaaggtgcaaCTCGTGCTGGGGTCAATAAAAGGCCacgctaaaatgtgcagttttgtcacaccacacaatgccacagatgtctcagagacagagactgagaaaaataggagcaaggaaaaacgctggttgacttgttttgagggagcgtgcaattggcatgctgactgcaggaatgtccaccagagctgtggccagagaattgaatgtttatttctttaccataagccgccttcaatgtcgttttagagaatttggcagtatgtccaaccggcctcacaaccacagaccaagtATATGGCGTCATGTTGGCTGTAGGGTTATGGTGTGTGCAGGCATaatctacggacaacgaacacaattgcattttatcaatggcaatttgaatgcacagagataccatcacgagatccttaggcccattgtcgtgccattcatccaccgccatcacctcatgtttcagcatgataatgcatggccccatgtcgagaggcctgcatactcaccagacatgtcacccatttagcatgtttgtgatgctctggattgacgtgttcaacagcgtgttccagttcccaccaatattcaacaacttcgcacagctattgaagaggagtgggacaacattcctcaatcaattccacaatcaacagcctgatcaactctatgcgaaggagaagtgacacgctgcatgaggcaaatggtgatcacaccagatactgactggttttctgatccacacccctacctttttttaaagttatctgtgatgaacagatgcatatctgtattcccagtcatgtgaaatccatagataagggtCTAATGAGcgtatttcaattgactgctttccatatatgaactgaaactcaataaaatctttgaaattgttgcatgttgcgtttatatttttgttcagtacacatTTGAGTGTATTGACTTACCTGTTTCACTGACGGCAGGGGTCTGGTTCTGGGAAGGTGTTGGAGTGCAGTGGTTCTTCTTGTTGTCCTTCTTTGTACACTGGGTAACAAACAGTCATTTATACAGTAGGAGAAATTGCACACAAAGGGTATCAGTGTTTACCATCATACTGTACGTAAtgaataaaaataatctttataatTTGTATTTTGATGACATATGTACCTTTGGGTTGAGTCCACAGAGAGCGCTGaatcttcctctcttcttttccTTTCTACCAGTTGTTGGAAGCCCAGAATTACATACCTCGTCACTGCCAAGTGCATTGTGTGATGACAACTGGGTCATGGAGGGAGGTGAAGAGCTCGCCTCATTGCATTTAGCTAGTAGTTCCCTAGTTAATGATTTGACCAGGGCATCGTCAAATGCATAATCCGTTGACTTCATTGCAACCTGGAGCATCTTCTCTGACCCGAATTCTTGAAGAAGCCCCATGTAGACAGCCTTGAAAATCTTTTTGATTTTCAGATTCTGGGGGTAGGCTTGAGTTTGTTCAGGGCCTGAGGTGCCACAGAACTCAGACAGAATCCTCTTTGTGAGAACTCTTGATGTTTCACCAATGTCGGAGGATTCCAGTAATGTGATAGGGGTGATCATTGACAGCAATCTAACAATCAGTAAAAGTACCAAAGAGGTGTAGTCATTGCTAGTGGAGTCAAATGATGCATGTGTATCAGAGTCCATGgctgatgtagttgatggatgcACAGAGGCACTAGACATCTCCAGATCTTTGTTGTCCATCTTGGATTCCACCTCTCCTAAAACTTGAATATCCACAGTTCCACCATTGTGTGTGCTGCTGCCAGACAGAGAGGGTTTAGGAAATGATTTGGCACTAGACTGACGGCTAGTGGTCATGAGAGCCGGTCTGTCAGAGTCAAGTGTTCCAGCATCAGTTGGGGACAACCCATTGATTATGTTCATCAACTCTGATAATTCTTCTGAtgaattggaggccacagaacaGGTATCCATGACCTGATTGACCATTATATTGGTGAAAAGGCTCTTTGTGTCACAGTAAACCTGTGTGGAACTAATGGAGGTGGCAGAAGAGTTCGGGATAAGCTGACTTGTTTCCTGCAGAGAACCATCAGAGATGATAGTTTGGCAGAAATCGGATCCTTGTGATGGTGGAGGAAGCCAGAAGACAATCTGCTGTAGCAGACGTTTTATTGACTCCGTAGCAAAGGAGTACACAAGGTCAGATGGGAACTCCCTGGATTCTTCAGAAGCATTCAATCCTGTCTTCAGCTTCAAAAGAATAGAGTCAGACACGCTCTTGCCAGCTGGCACAAAAAGAGCCTGGGGGGTGTTGTGACTTTTTATGAGCTCATAAACTTTGTCAGTGAGCTCATGTGAGAAGTTCTGAAGACCGTCCCTGGGGCTGAGTCTCGCAAGTCTTCTTGTAAAAGAAGTGACATCATCTGCAGTGGCTATGTGTTCCGTATCTTCTCTTGGAATGACCTCCATAACAGTGTCAACTATGGCAGAGATGGTTTGCCTTGTGTAATTTGTTGACCCTTGTGAATGAGTTGAGGAGTCACTCATATCAATGACCGAACTCCTAATGATAGGACAATATATTTCAACAGGCCACTCATTGGGGACTGGAGTGCCTGGAAGAGAATTTGTAAAATCACTCTGAGACCCTCTGGTCATGGCAGAGGTGATGGACAGGGAGGACTTTGAGGAGGATGGCCGGTGTATCTCGTGTCTATCAGTTCTCACCATGTCAACATCCTCCAACATGGAGCCCACGATGGAACGAGTCAAGCGGCCTTTCTCTGAGGTGCTCATCCTCTCTGACATAGACACTCTCCTCTGGATTGTCATCAGAGTCTGACTAATTAAGGCTTTGGAATAATTTACCATGCTGGTCTGGCTGCCTTCATGTACACTGTAAATCATTTGTGTAGAAGTAGCTGTTCTGCATATGGATTTGGTATGTTTGGGGGCCTCAACCACATTGTCTAGGAGGACCGGTTGTTGCTGGGCAAAAAAATCCTTGACCTTGGTGAACACATTGTTGAACAGGTTAACAGTGCCTGGCCAAATGATCTTTCCTTTCACATTGGCCCCGTTGTGAACACTGACAGGAAGGGTTGAAGCTGACAGGGATCTCTCTAACTGGCCAGACACTGAAGCATCAGACATTTTAGTCATCTGGGTGAAGCTATTAACGTCTTTAGTGATGCTTCTGACGATGTTGGATGCTGCAGAATTGGTGTGCAGAGAAGAGGTGAATAAAGATGGAGTTCCACTCTTCTGAAGGATTTTGACATCtctatcatcaccatcattactgGACTCTGCACAAATGTCTGCACTTCTACCATCAAGGCTGGTATTTACAATACCAATTAACCCTGATTGAAGGATCCCACCAGCCATAAGTGAGGCTTTAGTTTGAAATTCATCAGTACATAGTTTGTCAAAGGCTGTGGATTTAAGACTTCTAGAGGATGCCTCCTCCTCATCATTGTTGATCTCACCATGCAAATTGTCCTGTGTATTGACAGCATAGTCATCAACAGATAAATATGATTTGGAGGCGGCAAGGACGTCAATCTGAGAAACAACGGCATCCAAAAGCTTGGACAGGTCTTCTGTATCTCCTTTTAGGCTAGAGAGGCATTCCTCCATGGATTCCTCAGAGTGATACACAGTGAGGATCTGACTAATGACCTCCTTGGTACAGGTTTGAAGGTCCGCTTGGATTTGAAGAGAATCCCTATTACAAGTCACCTGAGAATCTAAACTTTCACTAGGAGCCTGTTTGAGAGTCTCATCATATATTGGTGTAACACCATCGATGACCTTTACAGAGTCTTGGCAGGAAGTGAGAAAACGCCTCAGCATTTCTCGAAATCTATGATATATAATACGAGCAGCAGAAAGGGTGCTCACTTTTGAAATTCTGAGAATTTCAGATTCATGTGCCTGCATGGACTGAACAATAGTCTCCACATCTGTTACAAAAGTGTCCAGTAATTTAGATGCTTCAGAGTCTCCCAGTAAGCTGTTTGTAAAGGGGTTGACAGATCTCAGAGCTTCACTCACTGCCTTTCTAGCCTTTGTCTGGAAAGACACACTGGAGAGTTTCGTCATATTTATAACTGGAAGACTCTGGGTAGAATCACTGTTGGTGGTGCTGTCCTGCAGACCAAGTGGAAAAGTGAGATGGGAGAGACATTGTTCACTGTCTAACAACTCAGATGGTGAGGCGGAACAAGAACTGGTGAAATCATTCAAGTCAGACATGATGCCATCCACAAATAGAATGGCCTCCAGAGACTCTTCAGAATCACACTCTCCAACAGAAGATGAGAACTTCTCCATCACCTCAGTCTTATACAAGACTAGAACCTGGCTGGCAATCGCTTTTGTGGTGTCAAGGAGGACTTGGTCTTGCAAATACTCTTTGAGAGCCAAGAGAGGTTTTGGGGTCTCACTTTGTCCTTTTTGTTCATTCATAGATGAGGGGGTTATTAAAAGTGGTTTACAAAAAATGGAGTCTGATGTGTCAGCCTCACCATTACTGGAATGACCGACGTCCAGGCACAAAGTTGGAACCATTGTGAAAGAATCTTTTGTGCTCTCCACAAATGTACTTGCGAGATCCCCTTTTTCTGGACAGGTAAGAAGCCTCTTCAGCGTATTTTTCATGTCGTAGTAACAACCAACAGTGTAAGACCAGATCTTACTTTGATGGTTTTCAAGAAGGATCTGCTCACCCTGTGCAGGGGAGCAGGATGCCCTGATAGACTGGGTAAGATTGTCCATGTCTGAAACAAAGGTACTTACCAACTCAGAAGCCTCAGGGTCAATCATAAGGTCTCTGATCTCACCTATCCTAGGAGTTGGACAAGATGATGTAGTGCCAGAACAACATGATGTACAACCCCTGAATCTTTTAACGATCTCCCGGATCGATTCAATGGCCTTGGTCTGAAACTCCTCAGTGAGTAGTCTGTCCATACTTTGTGTTGACAGACGAAGACTAGATTTGGCACCTTTGATATTTAGGTTGCTCTCTCCTTGTTTTAGCATCTCCTCGGGACTTTTACAAGCTTCAAGCATCTTCATGTGGTCAGCAACAACACAAAGCAGTTCCCTCTTGTCGGGTTCATTTTCCTCCTTATTGCTGAAGTTCAAAACAGTGCCACTGAGGGCTGTCATGACCTGTCCTGTTAAATGTGTCATATCCACCTCAACACCATCCTCTATGAGAACAACACTCTGCTCAACACTCTTCCCATTAATGTACATCTGAAGTATGTTGGAAATGCCAGACACCATCTCCTCAACCACCTTGGTGCTGGAGACACCACCACTGGCAAAAATGACAGGGGACATTCGCCCAGAGATGGGAGTTTGGATGGCCACAGAGATTATGGAATTGACCTTCTTTGACACTTCTCCAACAATAACCCGGGATAGACTTTGAGTGTCTACCTGGCCCTCTCTTTGGATACAGAGGACATTGTTCAGTGACTTTTTGAAGGAATCCTGGACACCAGTGAGGAGACT
The genomic region above belongs to Oncorhynchus masou masou isolate Uvic2021 unplaced genomic scaffold, UVic_Omas_1.1 unplaced_scaffold_1851, whole genome shotgun sequence and contains:
- the LOC135532388 gene encoding uncharacterized protein LOC135532388 is translated as MAVQGTSHQGQSNEKILSECVSRACQTRALDLPPIDPDAFNPIIIRFLEKLTEEQWRQLSIGRMDPVMRALLAEMCLQIVRFVSEAILEVIIPAIFRFVRIYSHVSPVSGKSLTESERSSSTNLKVRKRGSSKSSRSCTAKSSSSRNGSQTVLPNTQGDGESISSEPLSDFFGITEDSLLTGVQDSFKKSLNNVLCIQREGQVDTQSLSRVIVGEVSKKVNSIISVAIQTPISGRMSPVIFASGGVSSTKVVEEMVSGISNILQMYINGKSVEQSVVLIEDGVEVDMTHLTGQVMTALSGTVLNFSNKEENEPDKRELLCVVADHMKMLEACKSPEEMLKQGESNLNIKGAKSSLRLSTQSMDRLLTEEFQTKAIESIREIVKRFRGCTSCCSGTTSSCPTPRIGEIRDLMIDPEASELVSTFVSDMDNLTQSIRASCSPAQGEQILLENHQSKIWSYTVGCYYDMKNTLKRLLTCPEKGDLASTFVESTKDSFTMVPTLCLDVGHSSNGEADTSDSIFCKPLLITPSSMNEQKGQSETPKPLLALKEYLQDQVLLDTTKAIASQVLVLYKTEVMEKFSSSVGECDSEESLEAILFVDGIMSDLNDFTSSCSASPSELLDSEQCLSHLTFPLGLQDSTTNSDSTQSLPVINMTKLSSVSFQTKARKAVSEALRSVNPFTNSLLGDSEASKLLDTFVTDVETIVQSMQAHESEILRISKVSTLSAARIIYHRFREMLRRFLTSCQDSVKVIDGVTPIYDETLKQAPSESLDSQVTCNRDSLQIQADLQTCTKEVISQILTVYHSEESMEECLSSLKGDTEDLSKLLDAVVSQIDVLAASKSYLSVDDYAVNTQDNLHGEINNDEEEASSRSLKSTAFDKLCTDEFQTKASLMAGGILQSGLIGIVNTSLDGRSADICAESSNDGDDRDVKILQKSGTPSLFTSSLHTNSAASNIVRSITKDVNSFTQMTKMSDASVSGQLERSLSASTLPVSVHNGANVKGKIIWPGTVNLFNNVFTKVKDFFAQQQPVLLDNVVEAPKHTKSICRTATSTQMIYSVHEGSQTSMVNYSKALISQTLMTIQRRVSMSERMSTSEKGRLTRSIVGSMLEDVDMVRTDRHEIHRPSSSKSSLSITSAMTRGSQSDFTNSLPGTPVPNEWPVEIYCPIIRSSVIDMSDSSTHSQGSTNYTRQTISAIVDTVMEVIPREDTEHIATADDVTSFTRRLARLSPRDGLQNFSHELTDKVYELIKSHNTPQALFVPAGKSVSDSILLKLKTGLNASEESREFPSDLVYSFATESIKRLLQQIVFWLPPPSQGSDFCQTIISDGSLQETSQLIPNSSATSISSTQVYCDTKSLFTNIMVNQVMDTCSVASNSSEELSELMNIINGLSPTDAGTLDSDRPALMTTSRQSSAKSFPKPSLSGSSTHNGGTVDIQVLGEVESKMDNKDLEMSSASVHPSTTSAMDSDTHASFDSTSNDYTSLVLLLIVRLLSMITPITLLESSDIGETSRVLTKRILSEFCGTSGPEQTQAYPQNLKIKKIFKAVYMGLLQEFGSEKMLQVAMKSTDYAFDDALVKSLTRELLAKCNEASSSPPSMTQLSSHNALGSDEVCNSGLPTTGRKEKKRGRFSALCGLNPKCTKKDNKKNHCTPTPSQNQTPAVSETAIVNDQESCRTESVCSTKKKPRKRSLISRMFSAIGKALSSPFTSCYKKKST